A window of the Bacteroides thetaiotaomicron VPI-5482 genome harbors these coding sequences:
- a CDS encoding bifunctional 3-deoxy-7-phosphoheptulonate synthase/chorismate mutase type II has translation MELESILLPGIEAKRPIVIAGPCSAETEEQVMETAKQLAAKGQKIYRAGIWKPRTKPGGFEGIGVEGLAWLKEVKKETGMYVSTEVATAKHVYECLKAGIDILWVGARTTANPFAVQEIADALKGVDIPVLVKNPVNPDLELWIGALERIHNAGLKRLGAIHRGFSSYDKKIYRNLPQWHIPIELRRRLPNLPIFCDPSHIGGKRELVAPLCQQAMDLNFDGLIVESHCNPDCAWSDASQQVTPDVLDYILNLLVIRTETQTTESLSQLRKQIDECDDNIIQELAKRMRVAREIGTYKKEHGITVLQAGRYNEILEKRGAQGEQCGMSADFMKLIFEAIHEESVRQQIEIINK, from the coding sequence ATGGAACTCGAATCAATTTTATTACCGGGCATCGAAGCCAAAAGACCGATTGTTATCGCCGGCCCGTGTAGCGCAGAGACTGAAGAACAAGTAATGGAAACCGCCAAACAACTGGCAGCCAAAGGACAAAAGATATACCGTGCCGGTATCTGGAAACCGCGTACCAAACCGGGAGGTTTCGAAGGAATCGGTGTGGAAGGACTTGCCTGGCTGAAGGAAGTGAAGAAAGAAACAGGTATGTATGTTTCTACCGAAGTAGCGACTGCCAAACACGTTTACGAATGTCTGAAAGCAGGAATCGACATCCTTTGGGTAGGCGCACGTACCACAGCCAATCCTTTCGCCGTACAGGAAATTGCCGACGCATTGAAAGGGGTCGACATCCCCGTGCTGGTAAAAAATCCGGTAAACCCAGACCTGGAATTGTGGATCGGTGCACTGGAACGTATCCACAACGCAGGCTTGAAGCGTTTGGGAGCTATCCACCGTGGTTTCAGCAGCTACGACAAAAAAATATACCGCAACCTTCCGCAATGGCACATTCCTATCGAACTGCGTCGCCGTCTGCCTAACCTGCCGATTTTCTGTGACCCGAGTCACATCGGAGGAAAACGCGAACTGGTTGCCCCGCTCTGCCAGCAGGCAATGGACCTGAACTTCGATGGTCTGATCGTGGAAAGTCACTGCAATCCGGACTGTGCGTGGAGCGACGCTTCTCAACAGGTAACGCCCGATGTACTCGACTACATCCTCAACTTATTGGTGATCCGTACCGAAACCCAGACGACAGAAAGCCTAAGCCAACTGCGTAAGCAAATCGACGAATGCGACGATAACATCATCCAGGAACTGGCTAAGAGAATGCGCGTAGCACGTGAGATCGGTACTTACAAAAAAGAACACGGAATCACCGTTCTTCAAGCAGGACGCTACAATGAAATCCTGGAAAAGCGCGGTGCGCAAGGAGAACAATGCGGTATGAGCGCAGACTTTATGAAGCTGATCTTCGAAGCAATCCACGAAGAGTCTGTCCGCCAGCAGATAGAGATTATTAATAAATAA